CTTGGCGAAGGTCTTGCCGTCGTCGAGCGAGTCGAAGTTGTTGGTGAACAGGCCTTCCTTCTTGACCGGATCCCAGCCAAGCACCTTCACCGTCTTGCCCTTCTGCTTGTTGTAGTAGTCGACGCCGCGCGCCACGCCATCCATGAAGATGGTAACCGGCGGAATGTTGAGGCCGCCGAAGGTGCCGACGACGCCCGACTTCGAAACGCCCGCCGCGAGGTAGCCCGCGAGGAACGCCGCTTCGTCGGTGTTGTAGACTTGGCCGAGCACGTTCGGGATGGTCGGGTCGTAGGCGAAGTCGACGATCGAGAACTTGATGCCGGTGTTGGCTTCGGCCGCCGCCTTGGTGGCGTCGCCGAGCAGGAAGCCGACAGTGATGATCATGTCGCACTTCTCGCTGACGAACGAGTTGATGTTCGGGACGTAATCCGTCTCGGCCTTCGACTCGAGCAGCTTGCCTTCCACGCCGGGGACCGACGTCTGCGCGTCCTGCACGCCCTTCCAGGCCGTCTGGTTGAAGCCCTTGTCGTCGACGCCGCCGGTGTCGGTGACCTGGCAGACCTTGTAGGCAAATGCAGGCGCCGTCGCGCCGAGAACCGCTACGGCAAAGGCCGCGGCGATCGTGTTCGTCATTACGCGTGATTTCAACTTACCCTCCGAATGTTCAGGATTTACGGACCCCCGGCGGCCTGGCTTGGCCGGCCCTGAGGCAATTCTTGGCAGGTCTCCGCATTGAAACAGGCGTCGCCACCCTCGTGGCCGCCCACTCCCGTTGGCAACCGAAACAATCGCTCCGGGGCCGCTTTCCGCGGCCTTCCGGGCGGCTTGCAAACGCCTGTCTGCAAGCCCCGATCGTTCCAGATTTGCATGAACCGCCGTCATTTTCATGTGGATTCTTTCACCAGTTGGAAAATATCGTGCACACGGACGAGGCCGGTTGCACCCGTGGCCGGCGCGCCCGAAGATGCCCGCAAGGCCGTGCGCCAGAAAGCGCGGCCGGGGCAGGGGAGGCAGGATGAATCGCGCGCTGTTCGACCAGGCGAAGGCGGTGCGCGACCGCGCCCACGCCCCGTACTCCAGGTTCCACGTCGGCGCCGCGATCCTCACCGCCGCCGGCACGACGCACGTCGGCGCCAACGTCGAGAACGCGTCCTATCCGGAAGGCTGGTGCGGCGAAACCTCCGCCATCGCCGCGATGGTCGCCGCCAACCCGCCCGGTCCCGGCCGCCGCATCGCCGAGATCACCGTCGTCGCCGATCGTATCGAGGGCCGCCTGACGACGCCGTGCGGCGGCTGCCGGCAGCGCATCGCCGAGTTCGCGGCGATAGGCACGCCGGTGCACGTCATCGATCCGGGCGGCGAGGGGCAGACCTTCCGCATCGAGCAACTGCTCCCGTCGGCCTTCGAGATGGAGGACACCAAGTGAAGGGCGAGGGCGAGAAGGCCGCCGCCGCGATCCGCGCCCGCGCCGATCTGCCGTACTCCGTCGGCATCGTGCTGGGCTCCGGCCTCGGCGGCCTCGGCGACGAGATCCAGGACTCGGTCCGTATTCCCTACCGCGAGCTGGAAGGTTTCCCCGTCTCCGGCGTCTCCGCGCACCGCAGCGAGGTCGTTGCCGGCTGGCTCGAGGGCGCCGCCGTCATCGCCTTCTCCGGGCGCGAGCATTATTTCGAGCACGGCAACGCCGCGGCGATGCGCGGGCCCGTCGCCACGCTCGCCGCGCTCGGCACCGACACGCTGATCTGCACCAACGCCGCCGGGTCGCTGCGCACCGAGGTCGGTCCCGGCGAGGTGATGCTGATCACCGACCATATCAATTTCGCCGGCGCCAATCCGTTGATCGGCCAGCCCGGCGACGAGCGTTTCGTCGGCCTCACCTCCGCCTACGATCCCGACCTCCGCGCCTCGATCCTCGCCGCCGCCGAGCGCGAGGGCATCTACATGAACACCGGCGTCTACATGTGGTTCTCCGGTCCCTCGTTCGAAACGCCGGCCGAAATCCGCATGGCCCGCCTCGCCGGCGCCCATGCCGTCGGCATGTCGACGGTCCCCGAAATCATCCTCGGCCGCTTCTTCGGCCTCCAGTGCGCCGCCGCCTCCGCAATCGTAAACTTCGCCGCCGGCATGACCGGCGCCGAAATCACCCACGAGGAAACGAAGGAACTGGCCCCGCTGGGTGCCGGAAAGCTGGCGCGCATCATCAAGCGGTATCTGCGCGACAGGGTGTGGAGCTGACCTCCCCAGACTGTCGTCCCCGCGAAGGCGGAGACCCAGTACAGATTGACGGCGCGGCGTTTACTGGATTCCCGCCTTCGCGGGTGACAACCAACAAGCGGCGAGGAGCGCCGAAGGCGCGACAGGGAAAGCAAAAATGCTCCCCCAGGAAATCATCCGCAAGAAACGCGACGGCCAGCCGCTCACCAAGGCCGAGATCGCCTTCATGGTCGAGGGCCTGACTTCGGGCGCGGTGACGGAAGGCCAGGTCGCCGCCTTCACCATGGCGACCTTCTTCAAGGGCATGACGCGCGAGGAGGCCGTCGCGCTGACCGAGGCGATGCGCGACTCCGGCACCGTGCTCGACTGGTCGGGCCTCCCGGGCCCGGTGCTCGACAAGCACTCGACCGGCGGCGTCGGCGACAACGTCTCGCTGATGCTGGCGCCCGCGCTCGCCGCGTGCGGCGCCTACGTGCCGATGATCTCCGGCCGCGGCCTCGGCCACACCGGCGGCACGCTCGATAAGCTCGACGCGATCCCCGGCTACACGACGCAGCCCGACAACGCGCTCTTCCGCAAGGTCGTGCAGCAGGTAGGATGCGCCATCATCGGCCAGACCGCCGACTTGGCGCCGGCCGACAAGCGCGTCTACGCCATCCGCGACGTCACCGCGACGGTAGAGTCGATCCCGCTCATCACCGCCTCGATCCTGTCGAAGAAACTCGCCGCGGGCCTGGGCGGCCTCGTCCTCGACGTGAAGACCGGCACGGGCGCCTTCATGCAGAAGATCGAAGACTCCCGCGGCCTCGCCAAAAGTCTGGTCGAGGTCGCGAACGGCGCCGGCCTGAAGACCAGCGCGCTGATCACCGACATGAACGAGCCCCTTGCCACCGCCGCCGGTAACGCCGTCGAGGTGCGGAACGCCATCGATTTCCTCACCGGCGCCCACGTCGACCGCCGCCTGTGGGACGTGACGGTAGCGCTCGGCGGCGAGCT
The sequence above is drawn from the Bauldia sp. genome and encodes:
- a CDS encoding BMP family ABC transporter substrate-binding protein yields the protein MTNTIAAAFAVAVLGATAPAFAYKVCQVTDTGGVDDKGFNQTAWKGVQDAQTSVPGVEGKLLESKAETDYVPNINSFVSEKCDMIITVGFLLGDATKAAAEANTGIKFSIVDFAYDPTIPNVLGQVYNTDEAAFLAGYLAAGVSKSGVVGTFGGLNIPPVTIFMDGVARGVDYYNKQKGKTVKVLGWDPVKKEGLFTNNFDSLDDGKTFAKNLNDEGADIVVPVAGPVGQGSAALATELGVDKLKIIGVDVDQYNTDPEHKGVFLTSILKNMDATTVAAIKQAVDGSFKGGVIVGTLANGGVGLAPFHDLDSAVPADLKAELDKIAAGIKDGSISVKG
- the cdd gene encoding cytidine deaminase; this encodes MNRALFDQAKAVRDRAHAPYSRFHVGAAILTAAGTTHVGANVENASYPEGWCGETSAIAAMVAANPPGPGRRIAEITVVADRIEGRLTTPCGGCRQRIAEFAAIGTPVHVIDPGGEGQTFRIEQLLPSAFEMEDTK
- a CDS encoding purine-nucleoside phosphorylase encodes the protein MKGEGEKAAAAIRARADLPYSVGIVLGSGLGGLGDEIQDSVRIPYRELEGFPVSGVSAHRSEVVAGWLEGAAVIAFSGREHYFEHGNAAAMRGPVATLAALGTDTLICTNAAGSLRTEVGPGEVMLITDHINFAGANPLIGQPGDERFVGLTSAYDPDLRASILAAAEREGIYMNTGVYMWFSGPSFETPAEIRMARLAGAHAVGMSTVPEIILGRFFGLQCAAASAIVNFAAGMTGAEITHEETKELAPLGAGKLARIIKRYLRDRVWS
- the deoA gene encoding thymidine phosphorylase; its protein translation is MLPQEIIRKKRDGQPLTKAEIAFMVEGLTSGAVTEGQVAAFTMATFFKGMTREEAVALTEAMRDSGTVLDWSGLPGPVLDKHSTGGVGDNVSLMLAPALAACGAYVPMISGRGLGHTGGTLDKLDAIPGYTTQPDNALFRKVVQQVGCAIIGQTADLAPADKRVYAIRDVTATVESIPLITASILSKKLAAGLGGLVLDVKTGTGAFMQKIEDSRGLAKSLVEVANGAGLKTSALITDMNEPLATAAGNAVEVRNAIDFLTGAHVDRRLWDVTVALGGELLALGGIANDEGDGRTRIEKAFTSGRAAEIFGRMSAALGGPADIMENPAKHLRPAPVSRDVFATGTGAVSAIDTRAIGIAVVELGGGRMRAADAIDHTVGFTSLAGLGAKLDPRTPLAKVHAKDATSADRAEASLRAAYRLGGSAPESRTVYERIGP